A genome region from Hoplias malabaricus isolate fHopMal1 chromosome 8, fHopMal1.hap1, whole genome shotgun sequence includes the following:
- the si:ch73-6k14.2 gene encoding protein DEPP: MKPRRLLLSIAPLPTIAETHEDASQVGCQSGPSQSLEEYVNSIKELAQPACGPVRVARTLRPCMFSKPLSKHSSSSSPRSSSRTPRAPRSRPSSLGLDELTHRFSSQKVGSTDPLDWLFGQTQDELNRMDSASAALRLL; this comes from the coding sequence ATGAAACCAAGAAGATTACTCTTATCCATCGCTCCTCTGCCCACTATAGCAGAGACCCATGAAGATGCCTCTCAGGTGGGATGCCAGAGTGGCCCCTCTCAGTCTCTGGAGGAATACGTGAACTCCATTAAGGAGCTGGCCCAGCCGGCCTGTGGCCCTGTGAGGGTGGCACGGACTCTGAGACCTTGCATGTTCTCCAAGCCTCTGAGCAAACACTCATCCTCCAGCTCTCCCCGAAGCTCCTCTCGGACACCACGGGCCCCACGGAGCCGTCCCTCTTCACTGGGCCTGGATGAGCTCACGCACCGCTTCAGCAGCCAGAAAGTGGGCAGCACAGACCCACTGGACTGGCTCTTTGGACAGACACAAGACGAGCTGAACAGAATGGACAGTGCATCAGCCGCTCTGAGGTTACTCTAA